A segment of the Panthera uncia isolate 11264 chromosome F1, Puncia_PCG_1.0, whole genome shotgun sequence genome:
TTGTTGTGCTCCGGTGAGTGAGCTGAGGGCAGAGCACCTAGCAGGCTGCTCTGGGTTGTGGCAGAAGAGCCCTTCAGGCCCCCTCGGGCTCCAGGCCACGTGAAGGACAGGAAAGTGAGAGCCGGACACGTTTCTCAGAAGCCTCTTCAAACCTGGGACCAGGCCCCTCTCTAGGAGACACTAAGGGGTGCAGAAAGCAGCACTTGGTAGCCGTGGCTGCCTGTCACTCCCTGGGGAGATTAGCCCATGAAAAGGGCTTTACTCGGTCCTTCCTCTGTCCCATACTGTGGGGTAGCATTGCTGCATATCTCAAAGTCACTCAAgatctttatttgcctttcttgAATACCACGAAGGGGAGTATTTAGAGTTCGTTTAAAATTCCCACCTTTCTCTCCTGCCCACCTTGTTCGCTCACTGGAGTCTCTCTTACCTCCAACACCCTGAGAAACCTCCTCCAGTCCCAGCTCCCAGAAGCCTCTGGgccacctcccacctctcccGGCTCTCCGTCTGCAAAGCTGGAGGACAGTCCATCAAGGCTGGGcctccctggagggcagggctgggagagccGGAGCGGGCCATGCCAGGGACAGGCTCGAGTCACTCTTCAGTCTGAATTTTCCCCTCAGCGAGGTGGTTGCTGGAAGCCTGACTGTGGTGACGAGAAGCTGTTCCTAACGTGTGTCTGTGTGCCTCAGCGCTCACTGTGGCTTTTCAAATCATCTTGTCAAGGCGCTTACACCTCTCATGGGGATTTCAGCCTCTATTCATCTCTGAACATTAGGCACACGCCTGAGTCCACATTCACAAATAGGGACCCAAGTGAACGGTCCAGCTTTCAACGACGAGCCAAAAGGTGTCTCAGAAGTGGGTCAGACTGGTTCGAGCCAGGCATCTGAAGGTGTAAGACTGAGAAAGAACGTTGAGTCAGAAAAGGAAGGCAAACGATGCCATCCTCAGGAACCCCAAATGTCACCAACTGACGGATTTCTTAGGCAATTTGGTTGTGGTCTGTGTTGCCACGGTTTTTTCAGATATTGCATATTCTAAGAGAATGCTTCATGTCAGTCCCTCCTTGGTTTAGAAACTGATGATGACACTAATTTGTACGGCCCTCCCTGATGACACTAGCTTTCTTCTGGGAAGGAGATCAACCTAGGGCTTGGGAATAGGCTCATTGTAAAATCCTGAGCCCTTACAGCCCTTTACTGCCAGTAACCACCACGGGGAAATTTGGGGCCAGTCACTGCCAAGTGAAAGCACAATTGCTGTCCTTGCTTGAGGATTGCATTTGACCTTGAAATCAGGTTCCAAGTCTGCATGACCTTGGAAACGTCACTGCGCCTCTCAGAGTTTCACTTTCCTCGCTTGTGAAATGGGGTCTGTGTGTGGCTGTGCCCTCCTGATggcctttttctccccctcatttacttcctgcctctgttttcctctctggtTCCTGGTACCCACATTAGCTTgtcagttgttgttgtttttttttttttaatcctggacCCTGGATGCCCCCAGACAGCCCCTCGCTCCCCAATCAACCTCTCTTAGATGCCCAGACCAGGGTTCCTCAGccttggcactactgacatttggggctggatacaTCCTTGTCTGGGGGCATGCTGTCCTGGGCACTGTAGGCTGTCGAGTGgcacccctggcctctacccactggatgcAGTAGCGCCCTCTGctccagttgtgacaacccaGCTGTCTCCAGACATGCCACCTGTCCCCCGGGGACCACCGGGATTGCTCTGGTTGAGGATGGCTGCCTCAGACAGTCTCATTTCtgaggcagaactgggatttgcaGAGATTTTGCCGCCGGGAATGTTTAGGTCTCTGCTTTGCGACTGTGTCCTGCGAAACGCCGGGGAAGGCAGCGCAGTGACCTCCAACCCTCCTGCGCAAAAGGCTCGAAAGTCAGCAAGATTTGAGCTAAACTGATCTTTTGGAAATAACCGATGGGCTAATGTTCTTGCTTATTTTTCACGTATGTCAAGTCCAAGTACTTTCTTCTCCGTGTAAAGTGGGTGTTACTCTTTCCCCtttgttctctgcattctcatacctcctctccacctgctcaatatttatttattgatttattaaatatttatttatttattaatttatgagTAACACCCACTTTTATTCTTCTTGAGCTGGCCTCACCTGGAGATCTTgacttcttctctttttattctctcagCTCCATGAAAGTCCCTCAGCAGGTTTAGAAGTAAAAGTCAAATCCCAAAAGAGAAAGTCCCTGCAGAGAAGGCGGATGAGGGGGCTGCTGGGCTGGGGTTTAGAGGAGGCAGCTGTACCTCGGGAAGACTTTAGGCAGCATGGCCCTTCATGGCTTCTGGAGCTAAAACTCAGAAGCTCACAGCGTCCTGCCACAATACAAAAGGACACTTTGGAATGTTCTGCCACGGCAAGTGATCTTCCTATGTTTTGGAATCTAGTTAAAACGTTAgctcattaggggcgcctgggtggctcagtcggttgagcgtgtgacttcggctcaggtcatgttctcactgttcgtgagttcaagccccgcatccggctctgtgctgacagctcagagcttggagcctgcttcagattctgtgtctccctctctctctgcccctcctcctctcacactctgtctctctctcaaaactaaacattaaaaaaattcttttaaatgttagcTCATTGGAACCATTCGCATCTATTCTCCATTTTACTTGGAGGTGAAGAGCATTTCCAGTTGCAGGGTGGAGCATGtgcgcgtgtatgtgtgtgtgtgtgtgtgtctgtgtgtgcgtgcatgtgtgtgcatgcacgtgtgtgtgcatgcatgtgcacgtgtgcgtgcgtgcatctgtgctgcatgtgcatgcatgcgtgtgcgtgcacgtgtgtgcctgcgtgcatgtgtgtacgtgtgcctCACAGAGCTGCAGCCAGTCAGCCTGCTGCTGCAGGCAGGCTTCCCACGATGACTGTCCTGTCTTCCCTCCCCTTGCCCACAGAGGGCTTGTTGCTGCTTTGTAGACTGAATTCAGGCTCCAGGACTAGAGTTTGTCAGAGGCCAGAGGGGAGCTGACAGGCATGGAGGAGGGCTGAGGGCAGAATGGGGCCTGTGCGCTAGTGAAACCAGACTGACCAGGATAACCTGCGAGAGGAAGGGGTGCAGCTGGTGGCCTTGGAGAGTATTCCAGACTATCCTGAGGGCTTGCCTGGGGAAGGCTCAGATGGCCTCTGTGTGTGCCGCCCCTCTGGCACCTacagaggggaaggaagcaggtgAGAGAAGGAGGTAGAGGACTGGGGCTGAGGAGTCACTGGGCACTGTGGCCCATCAGGTGGGGCTACCGCAGAGGGTAGCAGAGGCTCTTACATTTCTGATCTTTGGGGAGAGACCTTATTTAGTATAAGTAAGATTGAATATGATACAAAATTGAATAGAACACATAATAATGAGGGATGTGGTTCCATTAGGTGCTGtgctcagggaagccttcctggaggtGTTAGGCTTGAGCTGGGCCCACACAGAAAAGGAGGTAGGTAGTCCAGTCGAGGAGAACAGCATTAGCAAAGGGGCAGAGTTGAGAATTTGTGTGTGCTTTAGGGAACTGTAAGAAGAACAGACATTtttagtgacattttaaaaaagttactagTACGAGAAGAGATGTGATGGTTAGTAAGGTTGGGTCCCCACCCCGGGAAATGCATGGTAAACAACATTGCAGCCAGATTTAAATAAGACTGTCAACTTTGAGATGGTCTCTACTGGCGTGCCCTAGGGCTCTGCCATTGGTTGAGAATTATGCTATAGAACATACTAATGACTTGGATGGAGATAAGGAAGACCTGCTCATCAAGCTAATGGACAGCTTATAGCTTTGTGGCATCGTGATCCCTGAGCTGACACGTTAAGATTCAGAAAGACTTTGCTAACCTGGAAGATGCCAAGTGAACAGGGTGAAAGTCAGGAGAAGTGGATATAGAGCCCACACCTTTCATCTCCAGAACACCGGTCATCATCCAGATGTAGACAGAGGAGCAGTAGATGCAGACAAAGCCTGCACCTCTCTGCAAGCTCAGGGAGAATCCCCAGAGTGAGGGGGCTGCAGGCTTGGGCCCAGCCCCAGGGTGGGCCACCTCCAAGCATCTGCCCTCTGCATGGGCAGGCCACCTGCAGAATCATGCACTGTTTTGGGTATGGCGTTTTTCTCTGAGATCCTGGCACATTGCAGTGTGTATTGGGATGACCTCCAGGAGGGCAGAAGGACCAGAAGCCCTAAAACCCAAGGAGCTCAGGGGACCTGAGACAGTTGAGCTGAGAGAATACCTAAGGGGAAGTGGTATGGGGCTGTCTCCTAATATTTCAAGAACTGTGATGTTGAAAAAGTATTGAATTTACTCTGTGTGGTTCCATAAGGTGGAACCAAGCCCAATAGGTGggtctgaaggagagagagagattttggaTCAGCACAAAGATGAGCTTTCTAATAGAGCAGTGTGGAAATGGCAGGGACTGCCCTTTGAAGAAGAGAAGGCCCAGCACAAGTTGCATGTCGGGCTTCTGCATTGTGTGGGTTGGGCTGAGGGGTCTCTAGACCCCCCTCCAGGTCTAAGCCTCTGCACACTCTGGTTTAGTGGAAACTTTACAGAGTGTTGGGGCAAAACCAAGGCAAGgggtatttttattcatttactcatgcAGCCAGCAAACATCtgttatgttccaggcactgttccaggtgctGGGGCCGCAGCAGTGACCCCAACAGAGATCTTGAGAAGGCAACTCAGCagttgggggaggagaggctggctgcAATGGGGGCCCTGAGGGAACTTTTAGGAGTGATGGAAACGTTCTCTTGACCAATGTTTAATTTGCCAAAACTCATTGAATTATATACATCCTTACAACAGGTGTGTGTTATTTGATATACatcatatctcagtaaagctgattCAAAAAGCAAAGCCCCACCCTCACCAGCCTTGCATCCTGGTGGGAGGAGAGAAACGTGAAGCTAACAAGGAACCACTAAGAGCTGTGGAAGGGGGCTCAGTTAGCGAGGAAGCGTTCCTGGGGAAGAGCGAAGCATCAAGCGAAGGGAGGGTGCTCGCAGAAACCATTTTCCCCGTTCTCCTTGTCTGTGCAGGAGTATGAGTGCCTGGAGCAGGAGAACACTGTGCTGCGGAGAGAGATCGGGAAGCTGACCACGGAGCTGCAGCAGCTGAGCGAGGCACTGAAGGAGCACGAGAAGATGTGCCCACTGCTGCTGTGCCCCATGAACTTTGTGCCGGTGCCGCGGCCGGACCCCGTGGCCGGCTGCCTGCCCCGATGAAGCCCGAGGATCCTCCTCCTCTGCTGAAGGAGGAGCCTTGGTCGTTTTCACACCTGGCAGGAGGGTTCCCTCCGCATCTGTGTACAGGGGGGCCTGTGGCCGGGTCCCCTTCTCGGAGCTCCTGGCCGCGTCCTCAGCAGACGGCTCAGCATGACGCTCCCGCCGGCACCTCTCAGAGCCTTGAACCGATCCAGGCAGGGAGGCCACCCTCAGGAGTCACCTCGAATCCACTTTGGCAGCTAATAGGTTCCGTGTTGTGCAGAATCATTGCCTGTAGAATTTGGATAATAAAGAATGGTTATGATGTCTCCTTTTGCTAACTTCTTGGAATTTAGAAATAGGTTTCCTTGTCCTGGAGAGGTCATCTTCTGTCTCCTCACACGGTTTTGTGGCTCCTGGGTCTTGCTTTCCCCTCCTGGTCATCTTCCCCATGGCCATATCTGTGCTCGCTGCAGGAGACAGCTTTGGAGGCCTGGAACTTGCTGGCCACCCCACCGGGGTGATGTCGAGGTAGTCATGCTGGGTGTGACCCCTGCCTGCTTTGGGTAGCTCTCCATCTTGGTCaacaccccacccctgctggacTGTCAAGGCAGATTTTCTCTTCCAGGCTCTGGAAGCTTTCGTGACTGCTCTAGACACTCCTGGGTCACCTCCCTGTTCCTTACGTAGGCATAGGATCGAGGACACTTTTACTTTATGTTAGTCTGAGTCAGCAATGGGATGGGGAAATCTGTCCCCTAGtttaaaaacacagatatttTTGGCAGATAAGGAGAGCAATTTCCTTTCAAAAGTtctgtttaattattatttcaggAAAAGCAGAACCAAGACAAGTTGAAGGTGGGCCCGGCGAGAAAAGCAAAATGGGAGAGGACTCTCGGTCCTCTTCCAACTCTCTTTTCCCCTGGACCCAGGGAGTTGTGGAGGGCAGAGCCATCCCATCATAAAGGGCACAGGAAATGGGAACGGAAAGGAAGGTGTCTTGTTGTAGAtggttgaaaaagaagaaagtaagaaaagagaaTGCCAGCCCCTCCCAAGGGTGACAGGCTTGCTGATTTCATGCAAGTATTCATACTGGCCACTCGAGAGCCTCCTCTCTCCTGGGCAAGGGTCCCCTGTCCCCCAGGCCTTTTGGAGGTCTGCGGGTCTCTTGGAACTCACGCAGGCTGAAGACGGCAAGGTTTCCCTGGTCAGAGGCGTTCCAAGTCTGCCGTTAGAGACCAGGGCTGCTGCTGGCTGGCAGGACCAGGCCAAATCTTCCTGAATGCAGCCGtttcggtggggggggggggggggaatggcagAAGTTTTTAGTATGAGAGATTTTATAAATCATCCAGCCTGATAACATTCACTCTGCAGACAAGGGGCTCAGATGCAGTGAGGGAAAGGCCTTGCTCAAGGTCAGCCACAGGTAGGAGCAGAACCAGGCTGGAACCCCAGATGCTCTGACTCCTGATCCACTGTAGAGTGATAGCATTGGGCTGAAGCCATGCCCAGGAGGTGCCTCCGGGCCGGGACTGGGGTCTACATGTGGCATGATCTTCTGTCAGCATCTCACAAGGCTGGCCAGGACTGTGGAGTCCAGGTGAGCCTGTCCATGAGGGGCAGACTCAGAGCCAGGGTCCCAGGCGCCTATGTGGCCGTGAGTACGTACACAAAGTGTGTGCCTTGTACCTGCAGGTGTTTTGTGCTGCTCTCTTTCAGCTCCAGCACTTTCTGTCCCTGCAGGGAGCGCTTTATGCTCTGGCTGGTTCTCAGCAGGATCCCGCCACACTTCCACGTTCTCCTGGCTTGCACATCCCTTTAGCAGTTCTGCTGATCTGCTCTGACCCCTACTGGCACTGCCGTTCAGCCAGCTGCTCCCCCCCACGAAACTGCTAACCCCAGGGTATCTGTGCCTGGGGCCTCCCTGGCCTGAGTAACCCTGGCTCCACACGACAAATTAGAGAGGCATCTCCGTCCATTAAGTTGCTCTGTGCCCCCAGGGCCTTAGGGTCTCTTGGCTCCTCGACTTTGGCCGGGAGACTGAGGATGAGGGGCCGAGGGAGGATGGTGGGGAGCGGGTTCTATCTCGGAGGTGATAGTACACCGTCTCTGCCCACAGACCATAGCCAGAACTCAGTCACACGGCCTCACTGAGCCATACGGGACTTTGGGGCTTGAAATTCAGCCAGGTGCTCAGGGAGCGGACAACCCGGATTTGGGGACTGTCAGTCTCTGCTGTAAGGTCTAGCAGTTGCTCCCACCCTCTCACTGGAACCACGCACTCGGAGGTCACCAGTAAGCTGCCAAATCTAATGGCCAGATCTCaggtcttctctccctttagtccGCCAAAATGAAGACGCTAGCTTCTGCATTTCTCTCTGTCTACCTGCTGCTTCACTGTAGGAAGGGACTCCTCTTCTTGGAGTCTCCATCTCTATCTATCCCTAAACTGATAACTCTCACACCTGTACCCAGAGCCCAGCTCTCTCTCACAAGGGCAGGTATATTCAGCTGCCCGTCACATGTCTTCGAGAGAACATCGCACAAGCATATCCCACTCGACGTGTTCACAGCTGGACTCAcgatctcattttcttcctttcaaagatGCTTCTCAATCTGTTTTTACCTGTTTAATAAAGAGCTCTGTCACCTGCTTGACATCATAATTGAAACCTCTGTGGTAGTTCACCAAGTCCTTCAGTTGTGCCTCCGAAATCCCTCCAGATCCAGTCGCTTTGCTCCAATGTGCTCATTGCTTTGTCTACAAACAGGACCCTGATTCAAACTAGCTGCCAAACCACAGGGGACTTCCTCCCTGAGCTGTGTATTCATTGAGGGGGAGCTCCCCAAAAGTCAGAGCAGTAAATTTGGAGTCAAAGAAGCCAAACTAGGGAAGCCCAGGGTCGTGAGTCATGGTGCTGGGGTCCAAGTCCCCTCCAAGATAACTGGCAATGTGCCAAGAGTTCTGAAAACCAAACGTTCACTGAGGTTGGCTGCTAAGAATGCCCCTATCCACCACCTGGTAACGTCAGGGGCTGTCTCAGCTCCCCAGTTCCTACTCTGAAAGAAGCAAATTCTCTATAAACTTGAAAAACTGTAGTATTATTCCAGGAGGGACAAGGGAAGTAGAGAAGTTGCTGGAAACTGGATTTACTAGGCTGTGTTCACACTTCTGCTGTATGCGCTGCCTGGCTGGCGCCCCACATCTGAATTCGGTCTCCAAGTGGCCGTTTGTtgggctggggggaagggaggcagtcTGAGAAAGGCCCCTTCAGCATAGAAAGTGTCAAAGGGAGGAAACCCTTCCTTCACACCCACGCAGCCACACCACTTCCTGTCCGCAATCCCTCCCTGTATTGCACCAGCCCAGCCTTGAAGCTTGGGGTTTCCATCACTGAATCAGGCCCCAATTTTGGCCCCAAACCTTGGTTGAGAATGATGACTCTAACGGACAGGAAAGCGAGAGACCCAAAAgcccctctcttctttcccatcaATGCTCATGAGGGCTGTGGGCTCTGTCCCAGTCCGAGTATACTCATGAGGGCTGTGGGCTCTGTCCCAGCAGGAACTAGAGGAAAAGGGGCGGCCCTGAATCTCACTGGCACAGCTTCCCTCCCGTGATATCCAGGAAGTCCTGGCAGGGTCAGCAGTGCCACTACAAGAGGACTTGCAGATGAGAGCCAGGGagcagaaagaagggagaatggagagaggggagaagaaaaagaggggaaaaaggaaggtgGATGGGAAGAGGGGGATGGGGATCCTTGAGCTCTGAACCTAAAGCATCCCTGCTCCTGGGGACGGTATGCTGAATCCCCAGGGGGATGGGCTGCTGGAAGCCCCCTAATAATGACAGGTAACTCGAGGGGCGAGAGTGGAACTAGCCACGGCCAGAGTGTCTGCAAACCCTGCTTGGAGTCAAGGGAACTTTCCTGGATTGCCCATTTGGAAACTGACCACCTTGATGAGATTGCCCCCACTTACCTATTTGGGAACAGAGGAGATTAACATATTCACTTCCGCCGCCTCGGGCATCACCACCGTTAGCATGACCCACACTGAAAGTCTGTGTTTAGCAGGTGCCGATGCACTTGGTGCGGCATGCTTGAAGAACTCGTGTCCTAAATCTGGAGTTGTGTGCAGGGCAGACTCTGGCCCTGGAGGCAGCTCACCTGCTCTTTTGGGTGTTCTAGCGTGACCTTTTCTAGTCCCATATTCTTAGGAAGATCAGAAATGTCATCGCAGATCAGACAAAAGGCCACTAGCCCAGAATTCCAACCACGATGCTGAGGAACATGTGAGGGAGAGTCCAGTGTTTACATTCTAAGACACCATGCTAAAAGTCCAGAGATGTACTTGGAACTTCCCTGGTTTCCCTTAATAACCCGCTATGTATCCATCCATTATCAAGACTCTTCTTGAACTGGTTTAAGTTCTCAGTCACCTCGTGCAGGGTGTAAGCTTCCATTCTGCTCTGAAACCACCCTCTGCTCTGTCCAAATCTAGGGCCACTGGATCATGGACAGAACAGGTGCCTTTGCCCAGGGCCTGGAAAGCAACACTGTTTCCCGAGCATCCCAGTATTCACAGAACTTTTGCAGTCCTTCCTCTAGACCAGTAGCAAGGCAAAAAAAAGTACCTTCCAAATGTCACAAACCCACAGGAGGCTCAATTTGCCAGGCAGTGGTTTCTGAAATTGACATAGTAAGAGAGTTGGAGAAATAACAGTGGGGCCAGCGTCCTCAGGTAAAAGGGTGGAAAGAACCGGTGAACGTACCTTGCAGTACTTCTCGAACGATTGCAGTAAATTTGCTAATTATTAATGGTTATTGAACTTGATTAGTAATTCATTACTTATTCTAATAATCAACTTATTGTACTAAaccaatacatttatttataatagtagataataaaatgacttaaaagtAAAACTATCAATGATTGCTTGTTACTAATTTATGAATTAGCTGTTGTTTAAACGATCAGTAGTTAAGTGcccactgtgtgtgtggggggggtgggggtgggggaccaggACCAGCAAGggacagacaccccccccccccacaatacACGCACATATCTTAGTGGGCCACCTTATCATATAACTTCTGAAATCTCACCTCTAGACCTGCCTCAGTTCGAGGAGGGGAGATCTAATGATGTTCTCCATCTGGTCTGAACAGGGAACACTCCTACTTAGGTTGTAAACAACCACAGGACAGGCAGGGATCATGTTATTTAGCCACATATCCCTGGTTGCTTAACTCGGTGCCTAGCACATGGGAAACACTAAGTATATCTGCCTGAGTGATTGATGGAATGAATGGCTACTCCTTCTTTAGTCTTCATTCCATTTAAGCCCTCACCCCCATTCCACACCCTCATCACTTAATATTACTTCATTTGTAATGTGAATTTCTTGGTGTTGTTTCCCCATTTAAGGGCATGGACCTAATCCACTTCCTTTGTTCCTATAATTCCTTATCTGTGTCAATTTGCCCGGTTTAAATTAGGGATTCCTGTAAGTCAGCAGTGAAGTTGCTTCATAAACATCTCGTAAGCATAATGTCGAAAGCACAATAGGTTGATGACGATGAAGGTAGAGGTTTGGGCCAGAAAGCACACAGGAAACAAGTCTCCaggttttcttcaattttatgTAAGTGTTGTAAatagttaattatat
Coding sequences within it:
- the BATF3 gene encoding basic leucine zipper transcriptional factor ATF-like 3; the protein is MSQVLPAAGSVLQRSVSAPGNQPQPQSPEDDDRKVRRREKNRVAAQRSRKKQTQKADKLHEEYECLEQENTVLRREIGKLTTELQQLSEALKEHEKMCPLLLCPMNFVPVPRPDPVAGCLPR